In Reichenbachiella agarivorans, one genomic interval encodes:
- a CDS encoding TolC family protein — protein MIYKKLFILAYLALIGLGTFAQENIEVNQEHLDKLIITAIQNSTKLDKQQIELNSTDYQTKMLNNEHLSLFFISGNLNEYSIRELSGDNTVPNFYPRYNLGVNVRLNHFSEVKNRKKLILQEQQLILKDAEEAERDITAEVTKKYISYLKQKKIYNIKKTLEQFSIADFNALEQKFIEGELDIDKYNNSRRVYYSTKVDVINAESDLLTSKTELESFVGSTLATLGIE, from the coding sequence ATGATTTACAAAAAACTATTCATACTTGCCTACCTAGCCCTAATCGGTCTCGGAACGTTTGCTCAAGAAAACATAGAGGTCAATCAAGAACACTTAGACAAATTGATAATCACTGCTATTCAAAACAGTACCAAATTGGACAAGCAGCAGATCGAATTAAACTCAACCGACTATCAGACCAAAATGCTCAATAACGAGCATTTAAGTTTATTCTTTATCTCTGGTAACCTCAATGAATACAGTATAAGGGAATTGAGTGGTGACAATACGGTTCCTAATTTTTATCCTCGGTACAACCTAGGTGTAAATGTCAGGCTGAATCACTTTTCTGAAGTCAAGAATAGAAAAAAACTAATCCTACAGGAACAACAGCTCATACTCAAAGATGCAGAAGAGGCCGAGAGAGACATCACTGCTGAAGTCACTAAAAAGTACATCAGCTATTTAAAGCAAAAGAAAATTTACAACATCAAAAAAACACTTGAACAATTCAGCATTGCAGATTTCAATGCTTTGGAACAAAAATTCATTGAAGGAGAGTTGGACATAGACAAATACAATAATTCTAGGAGAGTCTATTACTCTACCAAGGTAGATGTCATCAATGCCGAAAGTGACCTATTGACAAGTAAAACCGAGCTAGAATCTTTCGTGGGCAGCACATTGGCAACACTGGGAATAGAGTAA
- a CDS encoding HTTM domain-containing protein — translation MSKINSLYLQLFRRTDKPYIPLLRIFLVLISLKELITVSHKFRAYFSEPVLFYRSDALTDALYALFSSYPTQFFYLFVIVGCFAALGLMTRWTLSIYALTYLMVIYFDTSTGIYNHETGLSVQILLVLSMAPGIKNFSLDNLIKNRFQFNSWLKIESYNDWGLKLIMLLIVLGYFTAGVSKIRYGTFNWMDGETLSYYLSGQASFLNPVAQKFIPVSESVDWKGTNGIVAYTYGNFQSKPQLIEWTKILSKSDWLMSLLSVVTILFELGALGILFWKPYRVFFLLSAVGFHFSIRLFMGLGFLDYQVICLCLVDWPYLYSYLTNLIKWIKQKMTF, via the coding sequence TTGAGCAAGATCAATAGCCTTTATCTTCAACTGTTCAGAAGGACAGACAAGCCATATATTCCCTTACTCCGAATTTTTCTGGTTTTAATCAGCCTCAAGGAGTTGATCACTGTTAGTCATAAGTTCAGAGCATATTTTTCCGAGCCTGTATTGTTTTATAGATCCGATGCTTTGACAGATGCTTTGTATGCTTTGTTTTCAAGCTATCCTACCCAGTTCTTTTATCTGTTTGTGATAGTGGGTTGTTTTGCAGCATTGGGTTTGATGACTAGATGGACTCTTTCTATATATGCGTTGACATATCTGATGGTCATTTACTTTGATACGAGCACGGGTATTTACAACCATGAAACTGGACTATCTGTTCAAATCTTGTTGGTACTATCGATGGCACCTGGGATTAAAAACTTCTCTTTAGACAACTTGATTAAAAATCGATTTCAGTTTAATTCTTGGTTGAAAATTGAGTCGTACAATGACTGGGGGCTTAAGCTGATAATGCTGTTAATTGTATTAGGGTATTTTACGGCGGGAGTATCCAAAATAAGATATGGTACATTCAATTGGATGGACGGAGAAACGTTGTCCTATTATTTATCTGGCCAAGCTTCATTCTTAAACCCAGTCGCTCAAAAATTTATTCCTGTTTCTGAATCTGTGGATTGGAAAGGTACGAATGGGATCGTTGCGTATACCTATGGCAACTTTCAATCAAAGCCTCAGTTAATAGAATGGACAAAAATATTATCCAAAAGTGATTGGCTGATGTCGTTGCTTAGTGTTGTGACAATATTGTTTGAATTAGGAGCTCTGGGTATTTTGTTTTGGAAGCCGTATAGAGTGTTTTTTCTTTTGTCAGCCGTAGGCTTTCATTTTTCAATTAGACTTTTTATGGGCTTAGGATTCTTAGATTATCAAGTGATATGTCTTTGCCTCGTAGATTGGCCCTATCTATATTCATATCTAACCAACCTGATTAAATGGATCAAACAAAAAATGACTTTTTAG
- a CDS encoding flippase: MSNLKYWINRASFSLINRFTIFFFGFATYFVLVRYLDKSDFGIYTLYMIIVTFTEMARNAFVQNGFVKHYVDERFNPKEVVTASLVLNVGLTVVSAFGLYIFAGAIGDSYKSNDLADMIRIYSYASILFVPYSQLTYYLSAHANFKQMSVLSICRYTSYFGMVLTGVLLDPTIDLIVLTQLHAVSIFIGSALALYVIIKIGIDKPAFSMPLIKTLFNFGKYTFGTGLNSFLTRSVDQLMLGYFISSEAVATYNIAGRFLNFIEIPIASISHMMYPKFANSINMEDVQGERARLYEKSTGMLLAAITPFILVIFIFPSFCITVIAGEKYLDAVPVLQIFIILNLLKPLGVQAGSVLEVAGKPKVIFYALLSSTVLNIICNYYLIRMEGPFGGYIGAALASALSIVFFTTIAMSYVYRECYFKFTGIFAHMMDAYRIGFELLKTKLSK; the protein is encoded by the coding sequence ATGTCTAACCTCAAGTATTGGATCAATCGAGCTAGCTTTTCGCTCATTAATCGATTCACCATTTTTTTCTTTGGTTTTGCTACGTACTTTGTACTAGTCAGGTACTTAGACAAATCTGACTTTGGAATCTATACATTGTATATGATCATTGTGACATTCACAGAGATGGCTAGAAATGCATTTGTCCAAAATGGATTTGTCAAGCACTATGTGGACGAACGATTTAATCCAAAAGAAGTAGTAACTGCCTCCCTTGTTCTAAATGTAGGACTGACGGTTGTATCGGCATTTGGATTGTACATTTTTGCAGGAGCAATCGGTGATTCTTATAAGTCCAACGATTTGGCAGACATGATTCGCATCTACAGCTATGCTTCTATCTTGTTCGTACCATACTCTCAGTTGACCTACTACCTGAGTGCACATGCCAATTTCAAACAAATGTCTGTTTTGTCAATATGTCGCTATACCTCCTACTTCGGCATGGTACTGACGGGCGTATTGTTAGACCCTACAATTGACCTCATTGTTTTAACTCAATTGCATGCTGTATCCATTTTCATTGGATCTGCTCTTGCTTTATATGTCATTATCAAAATCGGAATAGATAAACCCGCATTTAGTATGCCCTTGATTAAAACATTATTCAACTTCGGTAAGTACACCTTCGGCACAGGTCTCAATTCGTTCCTAACGAGAAGTGTCGATCAGTTGATGCTAGGCTATTTCATCTCCAGCGAGGCTGTAGCTACCTACAACATTGCTGGGCGTTTTCTCAACTTCATAGAAATACCCATTGCTTCTATCTCACACATGATGTACCCCAAGTTTGCCAACAGCATCAACATGGAGGATGTGCAAGGTGAAAGAGCGAGATTGTATGAGAAATCTACAGGTATGCTGCTTGCTGCCATTACTCCTTTTATCTTAGTTATATTCATCTTTCCATCATTTTGCATCACGGTAATTGCAGGAGAAAAGTACCTCGATGCTGTCCCTGTCTTACAAATATTCATTATTCTAAACCTGCTTAAGCCACTCGGTGTGCAGGCTGGTTCAGTCCTAGAAGTAGCGGGCAAACCCAAAGTAATATTCTATGCTTTGCTATCTAGTACTGTATTGAATATCATTTGCAACTATTACCTGATTCGAATGGAGGGGCCATTTGGGGGATACATAGGTGCCGCCCTTGCTTCGGCTCTTTCGATCGTTTTTTTTACAACCATAGCCATGTCATATGTATATAGAGAGTGTTATTTCAAATTCACTGGCATTTTTGCACATATGATGGATGCGTATCGAATTGGGTTTGAACTCTTGAAAACCAAACTCTCAAAATAA
- a CDS encoding fibronectin type III domain-containing protein — protein MKTLNLNLLALLSLLFVSFSVYSQSVPFPSNPNPNVVAPWGYTQVGTNWDTSPYLPFIYDYHAFRLMPPNGVTYNSGNNSWSFDANEKYPIILFFHGKGESGNDNNNQLKHGGQRHRDAVLSGEFPGFLVYPQNISAETVKSILDALIDTGLPIDQTRVYIHGLSNGAKFVWNFALSYPEVAAAVFPMSGMVNEDDFSNYSYDDLVYTPFRVANGGLDKNPNPVFVNQEAAEFAAAGGQMERFYLPELGHGTWNAMYNRSDFFSWFLEHKANKIYAKFNYSDVCPEDAVDVTLGVNPRHNSYEWRKNGVLITGQNQNQLHVTEYGDYTVRINIDGTWTEWSDVKTVGERQPTQTPPIAQISYQSVILPDPNGSTSVSLGLPDGYEVYEWYKDGVLAGTSQTINATPGVYRALVQELYGCSSLYSDPFVIFSNTGVGVPTVPSNISVATESKTVLNVAWSDNSSDETGFELYRRKAHTGAYSLLTVLAAGTTSYVDTGLEAGTEYSYSLRAINENGASVLSTEVSATTDRDQINPTAPKNLTVVSTTNFSVSLEWDAATDDVGVKKYDIYQDGVKVLSTTQTAMTVYNLVEAAIYKFQVVAVDYSGNESVFSNRVVASPVFSGLNYKYFEGTWSSLPNFNALTPVKEGISDDVDISISEVNDRFAFYWEGYIKIPVAGSYTFETYSDDGSKLYIGDYDENDLVVNNDGAHGSQYREGTYVFPTAGAYPIVITYFEATGGNTMRVYWKNTAHGVGSRQLIPSNAFSDEVSIPTEVVVAPSDVVATATAIDEIALTWLDNSSNEISFQIFRSDGDDLNYTSQAILPAGTTQYTDTDLLPETTYYYQVVALGNYTESSVATVKYDGILMQLELDDNIDDESGNYSVSTYYRTPIFDSNQIKQGSHSLHFHATADYVNLDNGNKFIHNAFTERSVAFWLYTDTTVGIQDVFEEGSNVDGYAIRINNGVLEFVVQISNNKTIISAPVADKAWVHVATSFDNGHMSLYLDGVLMAENLNIGYTTVNAHSNGAGLGATNSNNAFDSNNNNFNGWIDDFFMFGTTIDGSVINSLIKRADTRSRATTFSLPKATDAPSNVTVTPINSKSMKVTWGGVGAAAYEVLRSVDDDQNFQLVAVLEPTVQEFTDVNLNPRRTYFYAVRSLSVQGYSDLSLIKSATTPNSVPAVMTDIPDFSIFYEDEINLVVSAEDFDGDPLTFEAVNFPSFASLISQDGNTITLNIAPEAINEGAYSQLGVKAMDAFGGESAVVYFDLQVISNYDPVIDEVETSYEMFGAQSLTIPFIASDLNGDNLSWIVTGLPEFATTESSEDGLGMSIVFSPSLSTDGGHYFINVRVEDDNAVRTGFDEQVIELTVVPFDPNHKVYINFGSQSVAPSPWNNLMVTTPTAGVTLTDIKNDQGFVMSNMSVILETTWNGSGVSGGMPTGVYEDEARMSYFWSNSGPEYLRITGLDVNAVYNFDFFGSRNSGGDRTTVFGIGSETSQVQTSYNTDQIARLEGISPDVNGEIRVSVNNITYAGGFSIAYLNTLIVEAVSFSGIVPFAPSDLQLSLEGGVTLDWTDHAYNETGFEVFRSIGNEDNYELIATVSTPTYTDTNLSLQDQYYKVRAVNDFGNSAFSGSVHYEYSNREPLIQGYYDISIEAGLSRTISFSVTDPEGDDMSVDVLNLPAFATFEMIDANNGNIVFDATVYDLGTYTIEIEAIDINNNRASVTFVASVTEFVYETALINFSINSSYAVPAPWNNMIGTPSANLSISNISTTSGVNTGYALRLSNSWAGGNNSGINTGNNSGVYPDLAMASYFADNTTNNKDFVLSGLDVDKVYDLVFFGSRGDISDTRITQYTVGSTTVDLNATNNSTSVAEIKGLKPDAAGQIVFTVKKPASSPWKYINAMEIRFYEMPDYPEAPSNLTAQAESKQAIRLNWNDNSSNEDGFELYRSTSSSGPWTLISTLPAGVNQYIDQGLSTNTGYFYKARAFNDVSPSLYSNVVEEYTYSYYVYLNIGDENSIAPAPWNNTAQVPFVGNVTSDLKNDSGNNTGISMTVVANSFSTTFNTSGSQGSVTGDNSGVYPDVVLQSYYWIEQAEVASVKFSNLALNQQYDVIFFASRAATYRGTQFTIGEKSVSLNASFNTTETAMISDVVSDEIGNMTIDMRTMTGTNLAYVNAIVLKVSNAFGGNVEALAREREDVELKEELEVYQEAIVAYPNPFESEINLKVNVSENKMSRINIYNQMGQVVYTKSEAMLEGINELNINTSSLTSGMYFLQIQNEDDKIETIKLVKK, from the coding sequence ATGAAGACGCTTAACCTTAACCTACTGGCTCTATTGAGCCTCCTGTTTGTATCTTTTTCAGTTTATAGTCAATCAGTACCTTTTCCGAGCAATCCTAATCCCAATGTCGTTGCACCATGGGGTTATACTCAAGTAGGTACCAACTGGGATACATCTCCGTATTTGCCGTTTATTTATGATTATCATGCATTCAGGTTGATGCCTCCGAATGGTGTCACTTACAACAGTGGTAATAATTCTTGGTCATTTGACGCGAATGAAAAGTATCCAATCATCCTGTTCTTTCACGGGAAGGGGGAGTCAGGTAATGACAACAATAACCAATTGAAGCATGGAGGACAGCGTCACAGAGACGCTGTATTGAGTGGAGAATTCCCTGGTTTCTTGGTCTACCCACAAAATATTAGTGCCGAAACTGTCAAATCAATCTTGGATGCGTTGATAGATACGGGTCTTCCAATTGATCAAACGAGGGTTTATATACATGGCTTGTCAAATGGAGCAAAATTTGTTTGGAATTTTGCCTTGTCATACCCTGAAGTGGCTGCAGCAGTCTTCCCAATGTCAGGGATGGTTAACGAAGATGATTTCAGTAATTATAGTTATGATGATTTGGTTTATACACCATTTAGAGTTGCTAACGGAGGTCTTGATAAGAACCCAAATCCAGTTTTTGTCAATCAGGAAGCTGCTGAATTTGCAGCTGCTGGTGGTCAGATGGAGCGTTTTTATCTCCCCGAGTTGGGACATGGTACGTGGAATGCCATGTATAATAGGAGCGATTTTTTCTCTTGGTTTCTAGAACATAAGGCTAATAAAATATATGCCAAGTTCAACTATAGTGATGTATGTCCTGAAGATGCGGTAGATGTTACTTTGGGAGTGAATCCAAGGCATAATTCCTATGAATGGAGAAAAAATGGCGTACTGATCACGGGGCAAAACCAAAACCAACTGCATGTCACGGAGTATGGTGACTACACAGTTAGAATTAATATTGATGGTACTTGGACAGAGTGGTCAGATGTCAAAACTGTAGGAGAACGACAGCCTACTCAGACACCTCCTATTGCACAGATTTCATATCAAAGTGTTATTCTTCCCGATCCTAATGGTAGTACTAGCGTAAGTTTGGGCTTACCAGACGGATATGAAGTGTACGAGTGGTACAAAGATGGTGTGTTGGCAGGTACTTCTCAGACGATTAATGCTACGCCTGGTGTTTACAGGGCACTGGTACAAGAACTTTATGGGTGCTCGAGTTTATATTCAGATCCATTTGTTATTTTTAGTAATACTGGAGTGGGAGTGCCTACTGTACCGAGCAATATATCTGTTGCTACAGAGTCCAAGACTGTACTCAATGTTGCTTGGAGTGATAACTCTTCTGACGAAACAGGCTTTGAATTGTACAGAAGGAAGGCACACACAGGTGCGTACAGTTTATTGACGGTACTGGCTGCAGGTACTACCAGCTACGTGGATACTGGTTTGGAGGCAGGGACTGAATATTCATATTCTTTGAGAGCAATCAATGAGAATGGTGCTTCTGTCTTGTCTACTGAAGTGTCTGCTACCACAGACCGTGATCAGATCAACCCAACAGCGCCTAAAAATCTAACGGTTGTCAGTACTACCAATTTTAGTGTAAGTCTTGAATGGGATGCCGCTACTGACGATGTTGGGGTCAAAAAATATGATATTTATCAAGATGGGGTAAAAGTACTTTCTACTACGCAGACTGCTATGACAGTTTATAACCTTGTAGAAGCAGCTATATACAAATTTCAAGTAGTAGCTGTTGATTATTCTGGTAATGAATCCGTCTTTAGCAACAGAGTAGTTGCTTCCCCTGTTTTTTCGGGTTTGAATTACAAATATTTCGAGGGCACTTGGAGCAGTCTGCCTAATTTTAATGCATTGACCCCGGTGAAGGAAGGAATATCAGATGATGTAGATATTAGCATCAGCGAAGTAAACGATCGTTTTGCTTTTTATTGGGAAGGATATATTAAAATACCCGTTGCAGGATCATATACTTTTGAGACCTACTCAGATGATGGTAGCAAGTTGTATATAGGAGACTATGATGAAAATGATTTGGTTGTAAACAACGATGGGGCACATGGCAGCCAGTATAGAGAAGGTACATATGTGTTCCCAACTGCTGGGGCATACCCAATTGTGATCACATATTTCGAGGCTACAGGGGGAAACACAATGAGGGTATATTGGAAGAATACCGCGCATGGTGTAGGATCCAGACAATTGATTCCTAGTAATGCATTTAGTGATGAAGTGTCGATTCCAACCGAAGTGGTAGTAGCACCATCAGATGTGGTAGCTACTGCTACAGCTATTGATGAGATAGCTTTGACATGGTTGGATAATAGTAGCAATGAAATATCATTTCAAATATTCAGATCAGATGGAGATGATTTGAATTATACATCACAGGCTATTTTGCCTGCTGGCACTACGCAATATACAGATACAGATTTGTTGCCAGAGACTACTTACTATTATCAAGTCGTAGCATTGGGCAACTATACAGAGTCATCAGTAGCGACTGTCAAATATGACGGGATACTGATGCAACTAGAACTGGATGACAACATAGACGATGAGTCAGGTAATTATTCCGTTTCCACCTATTATAGGACTCCTATTTTTGATTCTAATCAAATCAAACAAGGATCACATTCCTTGCATTTTCATGCGACTGCTGATTACGTCAATCTCGACAATGGGAATAAATTTATTCACAATGCATTTACAGAAAGATCAGTCGCCTTCTGGTTGTACACAGACACAACAGTAGGTATTCAAGATGTGTTCGAGGAAGGCAGCAATGTAGATGGTTATGCGATCAGAATCAACAATGGTGTTCTTGAATTTGTTGTGCAAATAAGTAATAACAAAACCATCATATCAGCACCAGTAGCTGACAAAGCATGGGTTCATGTCGCTACCAGTTTTGACAATGGTCATATGTCACTCTATTTGGATGGTGTTTTGATGGCCGAAAATCTGAATATTGGATATACCACGGTAAATGCCCACTCTAATGGTGCAGGTCTAGGAGCTACTAATAGCAACAATGCCTTTGATTCTAATAACAACAACTTCAATGGTTGGATTGACGATTTCTTCATGTTTGGTACGACTATCGATGGTTCGGTAATCAATTCTCTGATCAAAAGAGCCGATACTAGATCTAGAGCGACGACTTTTTCATTGCCCAAAGCGACGGATGCGCCTTCTAATGTGACGGTCACGCCTATCAATAGTAAGTCTATGAAAGTTACTTGGGGAGGTGTAGGAGCAGCTGCATACGAAGTGTTGAGGTCTGTTGATGATGATCAAAATTTCCAATTGGTGGCAGTATTAGAGCCAACAGTTCAGGAATTTACTGATGTGAATCTCAATCCGCGTAGAACCTATTTTTATGCTGTCAGATCCCTGAGTGTGCAAGGGTATTCTGATTTGTCACTTATTAAGTCAGCAACTACACCTAACAGTGTACCTGCGGTGATGACAGATATTCCAGACTTTAGTATTTTCTATGAGGATGAAATCAATCTTGTGGTATCGGCAGAGGATTTTGATGGAGATCCGTTGACGTTTGAAGCAGTTAATTTCCCCAGTTTTGCCTCTCTCATATCTCAAGACGGTAATACAATTACTTTGAATATTGCACCAGAAGCGATCAATGAAGGGGCATATAGTCAACTGGGAGTGAAGGCGATGGATGCATTTGGAGGAGAAAGTGCTGTAGTCTATTTTGATCTTCAGGTGATTAGCAATTATGACCCTGTCATCGACGAGGTTGAAACTTCCTACGAGATGTTTGGAGCCCAATCATTGACCATCCCATTCATTGCCAGTGATTTGAATGGTGATAATTTGAGCTGGATTGTGACAGGCTTACCTGAGTTTGCTACGACCGAATCAAGCGAAGATGGACTGGGTATGTCAATTGTATTTAGTCCTAGTTTGTCTACTGATGGTGGGCATTATTTTATCAATGTCCGTGTAGAAGATGACAATGCAGTTCGTACAGGTTTTGATGAGCAAGTGATTGAATTGACTGTTGTTCCATTCGACCCAAACCACAAGGTGTACATTAATTTTGGTAGTCAATCTGTAGCTCCATCGCCATGGAACAACCTAATGGTAACCACTCCTACCGCAGGAGTAACACTGACCGACATCAAAAATGATCAAGGGTTTGTGATGAGCAATATGTCTGTAATACTAGAAACCACTTGGAATGGCTCAGGAGTGAGTGGAGGTATGCCTACGGGAGTCTATGAAGATGAAGCTAGAATGTCTTATTTCTGGAGTAATAGTGGTCCTGAATACCTTAGAATTACGGGGCTTGACGTCAATGCTGTATATAATTTTGATTTTTTTGGAAGTAGGAATTCAGGAGGTGATCGTACGACAGTATTTGGAATTGGATCAGAGACTTCTCAAGTACAGACGTCATATAATACAGACCAGATAGCTCGGTTGGAGGGTATATCTCCTGATGTTAATGGAGAAATAAGAGTGAGTGTTAATAATATCACCTATGCTGGTGGATTTAGCATTGCCTATTTGAACACCCTGATCGTTGAGGCAGTGAGTTTCTCAGGAATAGTTCCATTTGCTCCATCAGACCTACAATTGTCGCTGGAGGGAGGAGTCACTTTGGATTGGACAGATCATGCCTACAATGAGACTGGATTTGAAGTGTTTAGATCTATCGGTAATGAAGATAATTATGAATTAATCGCGACCGTCTCGACCCCTACTTACACTGATACCAACCTGAGTTTGCAGGATCAATACTATAAGGTACGCGCAGTAAATGATTTTGGCAATTCTGCTTTCAGTGGTTCAGTACATTATGAATACTCGAATCGTGAACCATTGATCCAAGGGTATTATGACATAAGCATAGAAGCAGGATTGTCAAGAACAATTAGCTTTTCTGTGACAGATCCAGAAGGCGATGATATGAGTGTTGACGTACTTAATCTACCTGCATTCGCTACATTCGAAATGATTGATGCCAACAATGGAAATATAGTTTTTGATGCTACAGTTTATGATTTGGGTACATACACTATTGAAATTGAAGCCATTGATATTAACAATAACAGGGCATCAGTAACTTTTGTGGCTTCTGTCACGGAGTTTGTATATGAAACAGCATTGATCAATTTTAGTATTAACTCAAGTTATGCGGTACCCGCTCCTTGGAACAATATGATTGGCACACCGTCTGCCAACCTCAGCATTAGCAATATCAGTACTACATCTGGAGTCAATACTGGATATGCATTGAGGTTATCTAATAGTTGGGCGGGAGGTAATAATAGTGGAATAAATACAGGCAATAACTCTGGGGTATATCCTGATTTAGCAATGGCTTCATATTTTGCCGATAATACGACCAACAATAAGGACTTTGTTTTGAGCGGATTGGATGTTGATAAAGTATATGATTTGGTTTTCTTTGGTAGTAGAGGAGATATTTCTGATACCCGAATCACCCAATATACTGTGGGTAGCACTACTGTTGATCTGAATGCTACCAACAATTCTACCTCTGTAGCAGAGATCAAAGGATTGAAACCAGATGCGGCTGGACAAATTGTATTTACGGTGAAAAAACCAGCTAGTTCTCCTTGGAAGTATATCAATGCCATGGAGATTCGATTCTATGAAATGCCTGATTATCCAGAAGCACCTTCTAATTTGACTGCACAAGCGGAATCAAAACAAGCCATCAGATTGAATTGGAATGACAACAGTAGCAATGAAGATGGATTTGAGCTATATAGGTCTACGAGTAGTTCTGGTCCATGGACACTCATATCTACACTACCTGCTGGAGTGAATCAATATATTGATCAGGGATTGAGCACCAATACTGGTTACTTTTATAAAGCAAGGGCTTTTAATGATGTGAGTCCTTCATTGTACTCCAATGTAGTAGAAGAGTATACTTATTCCTACTATGTTTACTTAAACATCGGTGATGAAAATTCTATAGCACCTGCACCCTGGAACAATACAGCCCAAGTTCCCTTCGTAGGTAATGTTACGAGCGATTTGAAGAATGATTCTGGTAACAATACAGGAATTAGTATGACAGTAGTTGCAAATTCTTTTTCTACTACCTTCAATACTTCTGGTAGCCAAGGATCAGTAACTGGTGATAATTCTGGAGTTTATCCTGATGTAGTACTTCAGTCGTATTATTGGATAGAGCAAGCAGAAGTTGCTTCGGTAAAATTCTCTAATCTTGCTTTGAATCAGCAATATGACGTGATTTTCTTTGCTAGTCGTGCTGCTACATACAGAGGGACACAATTTACAATAGGAGAAAAATCTGTCTCTTTGAATGCCTCATTTAATACTACTGAGACGGCAATGATTTCGGATGTGGTTTCTGATGAAATAGGTAATATGACTATTGATATGAGAACTATGACAGGGACAAATCTGGCATATGTCAATGCAATTGTTTTGAAAGTTTCAAATGCATTTGGGGGGAATGTTGAAGCTCTAGCAAGAGAACGAGAGGATGTAGAGTTGAAAGAAGAATTGGAAGTCTATCAGGAAGCTATAGTCGCGTATCCTAATCCTTTTGAAAGTGAAATCAACCTCAAGGTAAATGTATCAGAAAATAAAATGTCTCGCATCAATATCTATAATCAAATGGGGCAGGTTGTCTATACGAAAAGTGAAGCCATGCTAGAGGGTATTAACGAACTCAACATCAATACAAGTTCACTCACATCTGGAATGTATTTTCTACAAATTCAAAATGAAGATGACAAGATCGAAACGATCAAACTAGTTAAAAAATAA
- a CDS encoding glycosyltransferase, with amino-acid sequence MTPKQKNFIIVSVTPWDFEYGSNVRDISQELSKNHRVLFVNIPMKRTELRSSKKKWTEDRKSVIQSKKNHYKKVNSNYHIVTTPVIFEPINRLKPSFLFDLLNKTNNKRYAKAIQQAAKDFDFEEYYLINDNDFYSGFYLPDYLIPIKSIYYLRDNFRAMNYWRTHSDRLEPRLITKYDLTLTNSVYLANYAAAFNTSAKYVGQGCDIDYFLQATKDVEKPEDMKSINGPTIGYIGALNSERLDIGLIKFLAEDNPTYQFVLVGPEDQNFKTSDLHQVNNVHFLGSKDFSLLNEYLQSFDVCINPQAINPITIGNYPRKIDEYLAVGKPVVASYTETMTPFETVTYLSKNKKEFSENIRKALAENDESKTKARIALASDHTWKNSVDLMLKYITQS; translated from the coding sequence ATGACCCCTAAACAAAAGAACTTCATCATTGTAAGTGTGACGCCATGGGATTTCGAATATGGCAGCAATGTCAGAGATATTTCTCAGGAATTGTCAAAAAACCATCGTGTGTTGTTTGTCAACATCCCCATGAAACGTACGGAGCTTAGATCCAGCAAAAAGAAATGGACCGAAGACAGAAAATCTGTCATTCAATCTAAAAAGAATCATTACAAAAAAGTCAATTCCAATTACCATATCGTGACGACACCTGTCATATTCGAACCGATCAACAGACTCAAGCCATCCTTCCTTTTTGACCTACTCAACAAAACCAATAACAAACGCTACGCAAAAGCTATCCAACAAGCAGCCAAAGATTTCGATTTTGAGGAGTATTACTTAATCAATGACAATGATTTTTACTCAGGTTTCTATCTTCCTGACTATTTGATTCCCATCAAATCTATCTACTACCTAAGGGATAATTTCAGGGCGATGAATTACTGGCGCACTCACTCTGATAGGTTAGAACCTAGGCTGATAACCAAATATGATCTCACGCTCACCAACTCCGTCTACTTAGCTAATTATGCTGCGGCATTTAACACGAGTGCCAAATACGTAGGACAAGGCTGTGACATTGATTACTTCTTGCAAGCTACCAAAGATGTTGAAAAACCAGAAGATATGAAATCTATCAATGGACCTACTATAGGGTACATAGGTGCACTCAACTCCGAAAGATTAGACATAGGCTTGATCAAATTTTTAGCAGAAGACAACCCTACTTATCAGTTCGTATTGGTGGGCCCCGAAGATCAAAATTTTAAGACCTCTGATTTACATCAGGTCAACAACGTTCATTTTTTAGGTTCCAAGGATTTTTCATTGCTCAATGAATACTTACAATCATTTGATGTGTGTATCAATCCCCAAGCCATCAACCCTATTACAATTGGTAATTACCCAAGAAAAATCGATGAGTATTTGGCGGTCGGCAAGCCTGTTGTCGCCTCATACACTGAGACGATGACGCCATTTGAGACCGTAACTTACTTATCAAAAAACAAAAAGGAATTTTCCGAGAATATTCGAAAAGCTTTGGCAGAAAATGATGAATCCAAAACAAAAGCCCGGATTGCATTGGCCAGTGATCATACCTGGAAAAATTCTGTAGATTTAATGCTTAAATACATTACACAATCATGA